The following proteins are co-located in the Pseudomonas sp. DY-1 genome:
- a CDS encoding allophanate hydrolase subunit 1, with amino-acid sequence MTTPLLRIEVASIDAFILRLFDRIDEANMPWMLAAGIRLRETFGAALVDLVPSYTTLLLHYDLQQLDPRQARELIAGALADLCPETRASGRSHVIPTWYDPSVGPDLEPLAQRKHLSVAELVQRHSQREYQVFALGFTPGFAFMGLVEEALAAPRLTTPRKRIAPGSVGIAERQTAVYPVESPGGWNLLGRTPVRLFDLELPGYSLLQAGDRVRFEPVDRAEFIRLGGDDTPLETLP; translated from the coding sequence ATGACCACGCCGCTCCTGCGCATCGAAGTCGCCTCGATCGACGCCTTCATCCTGCGCCTGTTCGACCGCATCGACGAAGCCAACATGCCGTGGATGCTGGCAGCCGGCATTCGCCTGCGTGAAACCTTCGGCGCCGCGCTGGTAGATCTGGTGCCCTCCTACACCACCCTGCTGCTGCACTACGACCTCCAGCAACTGGACCCGCGCCAGGCCCGTGAACTGATTGCCGGTGCCCTCGCCGACCTCTGCCCGGAAACCCGTGCCAGCGGCCGCAGCCATGTCATCCCCACGTGGTATGACCCGAGCGTGGGCCCGGACCTTGAGCCGCTGGCCCAGCGCAAGCACCTGAGCGTGGCTGAGTTGGTGCAGCGGCACAGCCAGCGCGAGTACCAGGTATTCGCCCTCGGCTTCACCCCCGGTTTCGCCTTCATGGGTCTGGTGGAGGAAGCGCTCGCCGCGCCACGACTGACCACGCCACGCAAGCGCATCGCCCCCGGCAGCGTCGGCATCGCCGAACGGCAGACTGCGGTCTACCCGGTGGAAAGCCCCGGCGGCTGGAACCTGCTGGGACGCACGCCGGTGCGCCTGTTCGACCTGGAGCTTCCCGGCTACAGCCTGCTGCAGGCTGGCGACCGAGTGCGCTTCGAGCCCGTCGACCGTGCCGAATTCATCCGCCTGGGCGGCGACGACACCCCGCTGGAGACCCTGCCATGA
- a CDS encoding biotin-dependent carboxyltransferase family protein — MSLVIDRSTPFILLQDRGRFGCRHLGVTQGGALDWVSMGWANWLLSNQLDAAVVEVGLGAFSLTCQRDGNLAIAGADLGAALDGQPLPAWGAFKVRSGQRLAFAHPRQGARAYLAAPGGFQGERQLGSLSTVAREELGGLNANGKALAVGDQLHWQDETPQVRNMPRAQIPDFSAAARLELILGAQIGDFSGQSLFDAFNSQWTVDTRADRMGVRLLGPKLECRTQSMISEGIALGAVQVPPDGQPIALLNDRQTIGGYPRLGALTPLAVSRLAQCLPGAALHFVPTVQEAAHQEHRKALAGWWS, encoded by the coding sequence ATGAGCCTCGTGATCGACCGCAGCACGCCCTTCATCCTGCTCCAGGACCGGGGCCGTTTCGGCTGCCGTCACCTGGGCGTTACCCAGGGCGGCGCGCTGGACTGGGTATCCATGGGCTGGGCAAACTGGCTGCTGAGCAATCAGCTGGATGCAGCAGTTGTGGAGGTCGGCCTTGGCGCCTTCAGCCTCACCTGCCAGCGGGACGGCAACCTGGCCATCGCCGGTGCCGACCTGGGCGCCGCGCTCGACGGCCAGCCACTGCCCGCCTGGGGCGCCTTCAAGGTACGCAGCGGCCAGCGCCTGGCTTTTGCCCATCCTCGCCAGGGTGCTCGCGCCTACCTTGCAGCACCGGGCGGCTTCCAGGGCGAGCGGCAACTGGGCAGCCTGTCCACGGTGGCTCGTGAAGAGCTGGGCGGCCTGAACGCGAATGGCAAGGCCCTGGCCGTGGGTGACCAACTCCATTGGCAGGACGAGACTCCACAAGTGCGCAACATGCCGCGCGCGCAGATACCAGACTTCAGCGCAGCAGCCCGCCTGGAGCTGATCCTGGGCGCGCAGATCGGCGACTTTTCCGGGCAGAGCCTGTTCGACGCCTTCAACAGCCAGTGGACAGTGGACACCCGCGCCGACCGCATGGGCGTGCGCCTGCTCGGGCCGAAACTGGAATGCAGGACCCAGTCGATGATTTCCGAAGGCATCGCCCTGGGCGCCGTGCAGGTTCCACCGGACGGCCAGCCCATCGCCCTGCTCAACGACCGCCAGACTATCGGCGGCTACCCCCGTCTCGGCGCCCTCACTCCGCTGGCCGTGTCACGCCTGGCGCAATGCCTGCCCGGTGCCGCACTGCACTTCGTGCCTACGGTGCAGGAAGCCGCCCATCAGGAACATCGCAAGGCGTTGGCCGGGTGGTGGAGCTGA